The DNA sequence TCGACGAAGTACCAGAAGGCCGGCGCAATCCCGTCGGCGACGGCGACGACGTACTCGGCGCTGTCCTCGGTGGGCGTGATGACCGCCTCGTCCAGGGCGATGGTGACCGCGCTCCGCGGGGCGACGTCGAGCGGCACCACCTGGCTGGCCAGGACCTGGCCGCCGGCGCCCGTCCCACGCCGACTGACGACCAGGTCGCCTGTCCAGCCGTCGGCGGAGTCGTTGTGGGCGATCAGCGTCGGCACCCCGTCCCGCGGCTGGATAGTCACCAGCCGCTCGGCGTAGACCCGGCGCAGGGCGTGCCACAACGGCTTGCGGATCCCGTCGGCGTCGACCGCAGCCCAGCTCACCACCGGCCAGTTGTCGTTCAACTGCCAGATGATCGCGCCCTGGTTGAGCGGGAAGTGGCTGCGCAGATGCTCGATCCCGTAGGCCACCGCACGAGCCTGGTTGAGCTGGGTCAACCAGTGCCAGTCGTCCATGTCGGCGACGCCGTCGACAGTGGACCACTTGGGAAGATGATCACCGAGACCTCGCTCCAGCTTGGCGTTGCCGTCGGCCGCCTTCTGGTGCACCAGCATCTGCGGACCGTAGGGGTCGAGCGGCTGGTCGTGGACCACCCGGGTCAGCGTCGACCAGGCCGCCGGGCCCTGGAAGCCGAACTCGGAGGCGAACCGGGCGGGGTAGTCGCGGTAGTGGCTGTAGTCCTTCTGGTTCCAGACGTCCCAGATGTGCATCGTGCCGCTGCGCGGATCGTTGGGGTGGTGGTACTTGGCGTAGGAGAACGGGCTGCCGGGGGAGTAGGACGTCCGTGGGTCGAGCTCTGCGACCAGGGCGGGCAGCAGCTCGGTGTAGTAGCCGTCGCCCCAGCTGCGGCCGGCCAGCGGTGCCAGCCAGTTCCACTCCACATAGCCCCAGATGTTCTCGTTGCAGCCGTTCCACAGCGCCAGGCTCGCGTGCCGGCTGAGCCTGGTGATCGCCTGTCGCGCCTCGGCCTCCACCTCGCTGCGCAACGGCTCGTCCTCGCTGTAGGTGGCGCAGGCGAACAGGAAGTCCTGCCACACCAGCACACCGAGCTCGTCGCAGGTGTTGTAGAAGTCCTCGCTCTCGTACAGCCCGCCACCCCAGATCCGGAGCATGTTCATCCCCGCCTCGACCGCCTCGCGGATCCCAGCGGTGTACTTCTCGGCGGTGATCCGGGTGACGAAGGCGTCGTCTGGGATCCAGTTGGCGCCCTTGATGTAGACCGGTTCGCCGTTGACGACGAAGACGAAGCCGACGCCGGTGCTGTCCGGCTCGGTCCGCAGTTCGATGGTGCGGAAACCGACCCGACCCTGCCAGCCGTCGAGGTCGTCCCCGCCGGAGTGGAGGCCGACGGCCACGTCGTAGAGGTGCGGGGTGCCGTGGCTGCTAGGCCACCACTGGTCGACCTGCTCGACCTTCGCGGTCAACACGACCGACCGCTGACCGGCCGGGACCTGGGCGGAGGCGGTGTTGCCGCCGACCTCGACAGTCACTGAGAGCGGCCCGGAGGTGGCGGGATCCTGCCAGTCGAGGTCGACATGGGTCTCGAGGATCCCGTCCGTACCGTCCAGTGAGGCCAGCGGGCGGACCGCGGCGATCCGCACCCCACTCCAGGACTCGATCCCGATCGACTTCCAGATCCCGACCCCGGCCACGTCCGGACCCCAGTCCCAGCCGTAGTTGCTGGCCATCTTGCGGATCGCGTTGAACGGGTGCTGGTTGCCCACCTGGGGCCGCGGTCCGATCTCCTCGGACAGCCGCTCGGCTGCCGTGACGGGAGCCTCGAAGTCGATCACCAGCTCGTTGTCTCCGTCCACCAGCAGGTCGGTCACGTCGAAGCGATAGCTCCGGTGCTGGTTGGCGGTCCGCGCGACCTCGGTGCCGTTGAGCCGGATGGTCGCCACGGTGTCCAACCCGTCGGCGACCAGGTCGTGACGCTGTTCGTTGCCGCGGCTGAAGGCGAAGGTGGTCCGGTAGGTCCAGTCCGTACGACCGATCCAGGAGAGCAGGCTCTCGTTGTCGCCGTCGAACGGGTCTGGGATGGCGTTCGCCGCCATCAGGTCGCAATACACCTCGCCAGGAACGGTGGCCTCGGTCGGTGTCGTGGCCAGGCTCGACCAGGTGTCCGGCACGGTGCCGGACGAGGTGGCGAGCACGGTCCAAGCGGCACCGGCCGCCGTGGTCAGGGAGCTGGTGCGGATCTTCTGGGAGCTGTTCACAGTTCGGTCCTTCGTCGGGCACGCGGGTTGCTCGTGCAGTTCGGGTTGCCCGGCACTTTACCGGTTCAGTAGCCGAACAGTGAAGCCGTTCGGTCGTTCTTCCCGCGGGTCAGGACCGCAGCTCCGTGTGGGTTACTGGCCGGTAGCAAGCCGCGTTACCCTGGGTGCGTGACCGACTTCACCGATCTCTACACCCCCACCGAGGAGCACCGGGCCTTCCGAGCGGCGGTGCGTGAGGTGTGCGAAGCCAAGGTGGCCCCGAACGCGGCCGAGGCCGACGAGACCGGGGAGTTCCCCAAGGCCTCCTACGAGGCGCTGCGGGCGGCGGACTTCCACGCCCCCCACATCCCGGAGGAGTATGACGGCGTCGGTGCCGATGCGCTGGCCACCGTGATCGTGATCGAAGAGGTGGCCCGGGCCTGCGCCGCCAGCTCACTCATCCCGGCGGTCAACAAGCTCGGAACCCTGCCGATCATCCTGGCCGGTTCGGCCGAGCTCAGGCAGAAGTATCTTCCACCGGTGGCGAGCGGGGACGCCATGTTCTCCTACTGCCTGTCCGAACCGGAGGCGGGCTCGGACGCCGTGTCGATGACCACCCGCGCCGTCGCCGACGGTGACGGCTACCTGCTGAACGGGGTGAAGCGCTGGATCACCAACGCCGGCCTCTCGGACTTCTACACCGTCTTCGCCGTCACCGACCCCGGAGCACGGTCCAAGGGGATCAGCGCCTTCGTGGTCGAGAAGGCCGACGACGGGGTCTCGTTCGGTGCCCCGGAGAAGAAGCTCGGCATCAAGGGCTCTCCGACCCGCGAGGTGTACTTCGACAACGTCCGCATTCCGGCCGACCGGATGATCGGCGCTCCGGGCACGGGGTTCGGTACGGCGATGCGGACCCTCGACCACACCCGGGTCACCATCGCCGCGCAGGCGGTCGGGATCGCGCAGGGCGCGCTGGACTATGCCCTCGGCTACGTTCAGGAGCGCAAGCAGTTCGGCAAGGCGATCGCCGAGTTCCAGGGTCTGCAGTTCATGCTCGCCGACATGGGGATGAAGCTCGAGGCGGCCCGCCAGCTGACCTACGCCGCCGCCGCCAAGTCGCAGCGCGGCGATGCCGACCTGACCTACTTCGGCGCCGCCGCCAAGTGCTTCGCCTCCGATGTGGCGATGGAGATCACCACCGATGCGGTCCAGCTGCTCGGTGGCTATGGCTACACCCGCGACTACCCGGTCGAGCGGATGATGCGGGACGCCAAGATCACCCAGATCTACGAGGGCACCAACCAGGTCCAGCGAATCGTGATGGCCCGTCAGCTGCTGGCCGGACTGCCGACGAACTAGTCCCGCCCCTGAAGCGCGTCCCACCGTTCGCGGTACGCCCGTGACCCCCGTCCGGCCGTTCGCGTTTCGCTTCACGCGCGTCTGGCCGTTCGCGTTTTGCGTTACGCGCGTCCGAGCGTTGGCGTTTCGCGTTACGCGCGTCTGGCCGTTCGCAGTACGCCCGTTCGCTCGCGACGCGGGTGCGTCCCCCGTGCGCGCTCCACCTCACCCGGTCGAAAACTCGACAGAACGCGACTTTTGCGGGCCTTTGGGGCCAGAACGGCGATGGAACTCGCGTTCTGATGAGTTTTCGACCGAGCGGGACAGGCCGGGCTGCCTGATTGCGCCTGGGGCGCCGTCCACCCACCTCACCCGGTCGAAAACTCGACAGAACGCGACTTTTGCGGGCTATTGGGGCCAGAACGGCGATGGAACTCGCGTTCTGATGAGTTTTCGACCGAGCGGGACAGGCCGGGCTGCCTGATCGCGTCTGGGGCGCCGTCCACCCACCTCGCCCGGTCGAAAACTCGACAGAACGCGACTTTTGCGGGCCTTTGAGGCCAAAACGGCGATGGAACTCGCGTTCTGATGAGTTTTCGTACGGGCGGGGCCGCGGAACGGGCGGGGCCGCCGTACGGACGGGGCCGCGGGAGGGGCGGGACAGGGAACGGGCGGGACAGGGAACGGACGGGACCGCGGTAAGGGCGGGACAGGGAACGGGACGGGGCCACCGGGCGACGGGCACAGGGCGACCGGCGCAAGGACCGGGCCACAGGGCCAGGGGCAGGACGGCGGTCCTAGGGCGACGGGCAGCGGGCGCCAGGGGCCGCAGCCGTCGCCTGCTCGGGACGCCTACTTCTTGGCGAACTTCTTCAAGTTCGAGGTGTCTCCGCGGGCGATGTCGCCGAACATCTCCTTCGCCTGCTGCTGGTCCCAGAGCACCGCCGACCCTGCGGAGGTGGAGGCGTTCGGGTCCGAGATCGGCACCGTCAGGGTCAGCCCCGTGCCGTTCGACACCTTCCGCATCCCCAGCGCCAGGGTGACCAGCTGGCGGGCCGAGGTCTTCTCGCCGAGCGTCACCGACTCTGCTGCGGCGTTGTTCAGCTGCCAGTACCGGACGGGGTTGAGCACTGAGGCGGGGGAGGCACCCTTCTTCACCATGGCCGACAGCATCGCCCGCTGGCGCTCCACCCGCCCGAGGTCGCCGCGCGGGTCGGCCTTGCGCATCCGCACGTAGCCCAGCGCGTCGGCACCGGCCAGGTTGTGGCAACCCTTCTTCAGGTTGAGATGGGAGTCCTTGTCCTTGATCGCCTTGGGCAGGCACATCCGGATGCCACCGAGCGCGTCGATGACGTTGACGAAACCACCGAAGCCAACCTCCACGTAGCCGTCGACCCGCAGACCCGTGTTCTGCTCCACGGTGTTGACCAGCAGCTTCGGGCCACCGAAGGAGTAGGCGGCGTTGATCTTGTTCCGGCCGTTGTCCGGGATCGGTACGAACGAGTCGCGGGGGATGGAGATCAGCACGGGGTCACCACCGACCGGGACGTACATCAGCATGATGGTGTCGGTGCGCCCGCCCGCGGTTCTGCCGGTGCCGAGCTTCTTGCGCTCCGCCTTGGTCAGGCCCTCCCGCGAGTCCGATCCCACCAGCAGGATCGTGGTGCCGGGCTGGTCGGGGGGCCGGGCGCCGTCGGGTGCCTCGTCGACCCGGCTGACCTTGCTCCAGGCGTACACCGGGACGGCGACCAGACCCACCACGAAGACGAGCAGCAGGATGCCGAGGGCCCGGAAGGTGGTGCGGACCGGGTGGCGCCGCTTGCCCGGCGTGGGAACGGGCACCCCACCGCCTCCGGGCGGCGGGCCCTGTGGAGGGAGGCCACCGCCGCCCTGCCAGCCCCCGCTCCGCGGACCCTGCTGAGGAGGCCGGGACGCAGCCGGACCAGGCTGCTGTGTGTGTCGGGGGTCACGTACCGGCGGCTGGACCGCCGTCGACGGCCCCGCCGCAGCCTCATCGGCCGGCATCGGCGGCAGCACCCGGGTGTGCTCCGGCTCGTTGTTCTCCGGCTCTGGACGGCGATAGAGCCAGTCGAGGTCGTCGTTTCGGCTGGTGGCCATGGATCGAGACTTTACCCGCCCTAAACCAGTCGGTGCCCGGCGTGGCGGACCCAGCCGGGCCAAAACCGGCAGACATACTGACGAAGGTCTCCCCGGAGATCCCTTCCCCCATCGCACGTCGAAAGGCCCCAGGTGTCGCAACGCGCCGTGGATGCACGCGCTGCCGGATCAGCGCCGCATGCCGCCCAGGATCGCAGTGCCCAGCACCGCAGCGACCGGATCAAGCTCCGGCGCGCTCTGACCTACCTCGGGATGACCCTGGTGCTCCCCGGCTCGGCCCAGCTGTCGGCTGGCAACGCGCGGCTGGGTCGGCTGGCGCTCCGGGTCTGGGCCGGGCTGTGGACGGTCGCTGTGCTGTTCGGGGTGCTGGCGCTGACCTGGCGCAGTGGCGCGGTGGGGCTGCTGACCTTCCCGCCGACACTGCGCGTGCTCCAGGTGTGCCTGATCGCCCTCGGCATCGGCTGGGGTGCGCTGCTGCTGGACGCCTGGCGGATCGCCCGGCCACCCGAGCTGGCCCGGCAGCACCGCCTCGGTTTCGCGGTCCTCAACCTGGCCCTGGTCGGTCTGGTCGTCGGCGGCCTGCTCGCCGGCGCCTCGATCGTGTCGTCCCAGCGGGATTTCATGGCCAGTGTCTTCGCCGGCGGCGGCGACAAACACGCCAAGGACGGCCGGATCAACGTGCTGCTGCTGGGCGGCGACGCCGGTAAGACCCGGGTCGGGCTCCGGCCCGACAGCCTCACCGTCGCCAGCATCGACGCCGAGACCGGCCGGACCGTCCTGCTGAGCCTGCCCCGCAACATGGAGGACGTACCGTTCCCCGCCTACTCGCCGCTGCACAAGGTGTTCCCCAAGGGCTACACCTGCGCCGACCACTCCTGCATGCTGAACGCTGTCTACACCTACGCCAGCGAGCACAAGGACCTCTACCCCGGAGTCAAGGACCCGGGCGTGCAGGCCACCAAGGAGGCGGTCGAGGGAGTCACCGGCCTGAAGGTGAACTACTACGCCATGATCGACCTGAAGGGCTTCCAGTCGCTGATCGACGCCGTTGGCGGCATCACCCTCGACATCAACAAGCGGATCCCCATCGGGGGTGGGTCGACCGAGGTGAAGCACTACATCGAGCCCGGCAAGGGCGTGAAACTGGACGGCTTCCACGCGCTGTGGTTCGCGCGTTCCCGGCACGACTCGTCCGACTACGAGCGGATGGTACGGCAGAAGTGCGTGATGAACGCCATGCTCAACCAGCTCGACCCGATGACCGTGCTGACCAAGTTCAACCAGATCGCTGCCGCCGGCAAGGAGATCGTCGAGACCGACGTTCCCAGCTCCGAGATCAGCACCCTGATGGACCTGGCCCTCAAGGCGCGACAACTGCCCGTCTCCAGCGTCGCCTTCGTGCCGCCGCTGGTCTATCCGGGCAATCCCAAGTTCGACGTGGTCCGGGCCACGGTGCAGAAGAAGATCGTTCAATCCGAGGCCGCCGACAGCGGCGAGCCGACCACCCAGCCCAAGGCCAAGCCGGCCGGCGCCACCAGCGCACCCAGCGGCTCCGCCGACTCTACCCCCGCCACCAAGCCGACGAAGAAGAGCGCGGAGTCGACTGCCAGCGACGCTCCCTACTCCGGGTCCGAGACCAGCGACCTCGAGAATGTCTGCCACGCCTCCTGACGTGCAGCCGAGGCTCCAGAGCCGGCTCAGGGCAGAATGTCGGCCATGACCTCGACCTCCTCGCGGCCCGCCGAGAGCTCTGACTCTCCGACGACGATGCCGCCGGTCAGTGTGGTGATGCCGGTTCTCAACGAGGAACGGCACCTGGCCGCGGCCGTCGGTCGGGTGCTCGACCAGCACTACCCGGGTGAGCTGGAGGTGATCATGGCGGTCGGCCCCAGCTCGGACCGGACCGCGGAGATCGCCGCCGGGCTGGCCGCAGCCGACCCTCGGCTGCGGGTGGTCGAGAACCCCGCCGGCCGGACCCCGCACGCCCTGAACCTGGCCATCGCGGCGGCCAGTCACGACATCATCGTCCGGGTCGACGGGCACGGCGAGCTCACCGACGGCTACATCGAGCGGGCGGTCCAGCTGCTGGGGCGGACCGGCGCGGCCAACGTCGGGGGAGTGATGGACGCTCAGGGCCAGTCCCCGTTCGAAGAGGCGGTCGCCTGTGCCTACACCAGCCGGCTCGGGCTCGGCGGCTCGACCTTCCACCACGAGGACAGCCCGGAGGGCCCGGCCGACACGGTCTTCCTCGGGGTCTTCCGCAAGGAGGCGCTGACCAGGGTCGGCGGCTTCGACGAGACGATGCACAGGGCGCAGGACTGGGAGCTGAACTACCGGCTGCGACGCGGCGGAGAGACGGTGTGGTTCTCGCCGGAGCTGAAGGTCACCTACCGGCCGCGGTCGAGTCTGAAGGCTCTCGTCTCGCAGTTCTACGAAACCGGGAAGTGGCGTCGCGAGGTGGTCCGGCGCTATCCCGAGACGGCGGGCAGCCGCTATCTGGCTCCTCCGGTGATGGTGGTGGGTGTCGGCGTCGGTACGTTGGCCGGTCTGCTCGGCACGGTGCTGGGCAGGTCGTGGCTGAGGCTGGGACTGCTGGCGCCGCTGGGCTACCTGGTGCTGGTCGTACTCGGCGCCGCCACGGCCCGCCGCACGCTGAGCCCGGCTGCCCGAGCGCGGCTGCCGCTGGTCTATGCAGCCATGCACTTCGCCTGGGGCCTGGGCTTCCTCGTCGGCCTGCCGCAAGGGCTGCGCCGGCCGCCTCCACCGCGTCGCGCCGGCTGAACGAGTCTGCCCGCCGGGACCACCCAGGCCGTGATCAAGTTGTGTCCAGGCGGCACTATCGGGCCGCCGTCAGGGGTCCCTACTGTGAGCGCATAGCGCGCACATCGACCAGGGATCGCCGCGCACAGGGTTTGGGGGATCAATGTTGTCTGGGGGATCAGGCTTGTCCGAGCGATCAGGGCGAGCACGACGACTTCTACGCACTCTCGCGGTGGCGACCGCGCTCACCTTGGCGACCGGGTCGGCCCTGCTGTCCGCGCCCACCGCCACCGCACTGACCGGATCGGCGAAGACCTCGAAGGTGGAGGCCAGACGCGTCGACTCGGTCAAGACCCCGCGCTTGGGCTGGTACACCTGCTACTCCTATGCCCAGTGCGCCATCGTCAAGCTTCCCCGCGACTACGACCACCCCAACGGGACCAAGGTCGAGGTGGCCCTGCTGCGGGTGAAGGCCCGTGACCAGCGGCACAAGATCGGCAGCCTCTTCGTCAACCCCGGCGGTCCCGGTGGTTCGGCCACCGAGCTCGCCTACAACGCACCTTCGTTCCTGGGCAGCGACATCCTGGACCGCTTCGACATTGTGGGGATGGACCCGCGGGGGACCAACTTCAGCGACCAGGTCGCCTGTTTCCCCGACGCCGGCAAGCAGGCGACGGTGCTGGCCGACCTGTCGATTCCATTCCCCGTGACCTCAGCCGAGGAGCACGCCTTCATCCGCGGGTCGAAGCGGCTGGGCCGCGCCTGCTCCAGCGCCGGCCGACCGCTCTCGGCCTCGATGTCCACTGCCGAGGTGGCCCGCGATATGGACGTGATCAGGAGGGCGGTCGGCGACAGGCGGCTGACCTATCTCGGCTTCTCTTACGGCACCTACCTTGGCCAGGTCTACGCCAACCTGTTCCCCGACCGGGTGCGCGCGCTGGCTATCGACGGCGTGGTCGACCCGGTCGCCTGGGCGGGCACCCGCAGCACCCGGAACCGGCCGGAGACCGACCGGATCCGCTCCGCCGACGGCGCGACCAAGGCGCTGCACGAGATCCTGGTGCGCTGCGACCGGGCTGGTGGGACGCGCTGCAGCTTCGCCCCCGGCAACCCGGTGGCCAACTTCGACCTGATCGCCCGCCGGCTGAGAAGCAAGCCGCTGGTGGAGACCGATCCGTTCACCGGGGAGGTGTTCCGGTTCGGCTACGCCGAGCTGGTCTCGTCCGTCCTCGGAATGCTGTACGACCCGATGGGCTACGCCTACATCAGCGACATGCTGTCGCAGTTGATCATCATGACCGAGCCGCCGGCGGCGACGGCGAAGGCCGCGTCGGTCCGGAAGGCCGCAGCGAAACGCAGAGCCACGGCCACCCGGCGGTTGGTCAAGATCCTCGACCGGCAACGCCAACAGGCCAAGCCCAGGCAGATCGACCCGGGTCGGACCCTGACCTCGCGCTTCGGCTTCCCGTACGACAACTCGCTGGAGGCGTTCACGACGGTGCTGTGCACCGACTCGGTCAACCCGATCAGCGCCGAGTCCTGGCCGGCAGCGGCCGACGCCGCCGATCGGCGGGCCAAATACTTCGGTCGCGCCTGGATCTGGTCATCGGCTCCGTGTGCCCGGCGCACCTGGACAGCAGGAGACGAGGACGGCTATCACGGACCGTTCAACCGTGCCACCCTCGGGCCAGTGCTGGTCGTCGGCAACCTGTGGGACCCGGCGACCAACTTCGCGGGCGCCCGCAAGGCGGCCGCGCTGCTGCCGAACAGCCGGCTGCTGACCAGCGACAGCTGGGGTCACACCGCCTACGGAACCTCCGCGTGCGTGACGACGGCGATGGAAAGCTTCCTGCTCAAGGTCCGACTGCCGGCCCGGGGCAAGCGCTGCGTCGGCGACATCCAGCCGTTCCGCGACGACACCGGCAACGGCAGCGGCTCGGTGCAGAGGCTCCTGCGGCCGGTCGGCCGCATCACCCCGCTGGGCGGCTGACCGGTCCGGTCCGCGCCGGCCTCTCGCGGGTCGAGTCGCGGGTTCAGCGCGGCTCAGGGGACCAGCGAGATCTCCAGCGAGTAGTGCGAAGCCCGGTAGACGTGGTGGCCCATCTCGACGAACCGCCCTGCGTCGTCGTAGACGGTGCGCTCGGCGGTGAGGCAGGCGGCCGGCTCGGTCTCGTCCAGCAACGTCGCCTCCTCTTCAGTCATCAGCCGGGCGCGGACCGACTGGTGCGCCACCCTAAGGTTGACGCCGCGGCTGCGCAGCGCCGCATACAAACCGGCGTTCTCGAGGATGCTCGCGGTCAGCTCGAACCGGACCGGGAGATAGTTGGTGAGGATCGCGATCGGAGTGCCGTCCGCGCTGCGGAGCCGGCGGACCTTGACGAACCTGCCATCGGGAGCGGACGTCAACAGGGTGGCCAGCACGTCCTCGTCGATGTCCTCGGAGAACTCCAGCAGCCGGGTGGACGGCTTCTTGCCCGTCTTCACCAGATCGTCGAAGAGGCTGCTGAGCTTCGTGTCCCGGCTGATCCGCGGATGCAGGAC is a window from the Microlunatus panaciterrae genome containing:
- a CDS encoding glycoside hydrolase family 2 protein, whose product is MNSSQKIRTSSLTTAAGAAWTVLATSSGTVPDTWSSLATTPTEATVPGEVYCDLMAANAIPDPFDGDNESLLSWIGRTDWTYRTTFAFSRGNEQRHDLVADGLDTVATIRLNGTEVARTANQHRSYRFDVTDLLVDGDNELVIDFEAPVTAAERLSEEIGPRPQVGNQHPFNAIRKMASNYGWDWGPDVAGVGIWKSIGIESWSGVRIAAVRPLASLDGTDGILETHVDLDWQDPATSGPLSVTVEVGGNTASAQVPAGQRSVVLTAKVEQVDQWWPSSHGTPHLYDVAVGLHSGGDDLDGWQGRVGFRTIELRTEPDSTGVGFVFVVNGEPVYIKGANWIPDDAFVTRITAEKYTAGIREAVEAGMNMLRIWGGGLYESEDFYNTCDELGVLVWQDFLFACATYSEDEPLRSEVEAEARQAITRLSRHASLALWNGCNENIWGYVEWNWLAPLAGRSWGDGYYTELLPALVAELDPRTSYSPGSPFSYAKYHHPNDPRSGTMHIWDVWNQKDYSHYRDYPARFASEFGFQGPAAWSTLTRVVHDQPLDPYGPQMLVHQKAADGNAKLERGLGDHLPKWSTVDGVADMDDWHWLTQLNQARAVAYGIEHLRSHFPLNQGAIIWQLNDNWPVVSWAAVDADGIRKPLWHALRRVYAERLVTIQPRDGVPTLIAHNDSADGWTGDLVVSRRGTGAGGQVLASQVVPLDVAPRSAVTIALDEAVITPTEDSAEYVVAVADGIAPAFWYFVEDTALQLTPIGSAADVSVSRGPDGFQVTVAANALVKDLALFPDRLDAAARVDSGLVTLLPGESHTFTVSGADLDAQALVGKPVLRSVNDVVAG
- a CDS encoding acyl-CoA dehydrogenase family protein — encoded protein: MTDFTDLYTPTEEHRAFRAAVREVCEAKVAPNAAEADETGEFPKASYEALRAADFHAPHIPEEYDGVGADALATVIVIEEVARACAASSLIPAVNKLGTLPIILAGSAELRQKYLPPVASGDAMFSYCLSEPEAGSDAVSMTTRAVADGDGYLLNGVKRWITNAGLSDFYTVFAVTDPGARSKGISAFVVEKADDGVSFGAPEKKLGIKGSPTREVYFDNVRIPADRMIGAPGTGFGTAMRTLDHTRVTIAAQAVGIAQGALDYALGYVQERKQFGKAIAEFQGLQFMLADMGMKLEAARQLTYAAAAKSQRGDADLTYFGAAAKCFASDVAMEITTDAVQLLGGYGYTRDYPVERMMRDAKITQIYEGTNQVQRIVMARQLLAGLPTN
- a CDS encoding LCP family protein, translating into MATSRNDDLDWLYRRPEPENNEPEHTRVLPPMPADEAAAGPSTAVQPPVRDPRHTQQPGPAASRPPQQGPRSGGWQGGGGLPPQGPPPGGGGVPVPTPGKRRHPVRTTFRALGILLLVFVVGLVAVPVYAWSKVSRVDEAPDGARPPDQPGTTILLVGSDSREGLTKAERKKLGTGRTAGGRTDTIMLMYVPVGGDPVLISIPRDSFVPIPDNGRNKINAAYSFGGPKLLVNTVEQNTGLRVDGYVEVGFGGFVNVIDALGGIRMCLPKAIKDKDSHLNLKKGCHNLAGADALGYVRMRKADPRGDLGRVERQRAMLSAMVKKGASPASVLNPVRYWQLNNAAAESVTLGEKTSARQLVTLALGMRKVSNGTGLTLTVPISDPNASTSAGSAVLWDQQQAKEMFGDIARGDTSNLKKFAKK
- a CDS encoding LCP family protein, with the translated sequence MDARAAGSAPHAAQDRSAQHRSDRIKLRRALTYLGMTLVLPGSAQLSAGNARLGRLALRVWAGLWTVAVLFGVLALTWRSGAVGLLTFPPTLRVLQVCLIALGIGWGALLLDAWRIARPPELARQHRLGFAVLNLALVGLVVGGLLAGASIVSSQRDFMASVFAGGGDKHAKDGRINVLLLGGDAGKTRVGLRPDSLTVASIDAETGRTVLLSLPRNMEDVPFPAYSPLHKVFPKGYTCADHSCMLNAVYTYASEHKDLYPGVKDPGVQATKEAVEGVTGLKVNYYAMIDLKGFQSLIDAVGGITLDINKRIPIGGGSTEVKHYIEPGKGVKLDGFHALWFARSRHDSSDYERMVRQKCVMNAMLNQLDPMTVLTKFNQIAAAGKEIVETDVPSSEISTLMDLALKARQLPVSSVAFVPPLVYPGNPKFDVVRATVQKKIVQSEAADSGEPTTQPKAKPAGATSAPSGSADSTPATKPTKKSAESTASDAPYSGSETSDLENVCHAS
- a CDS encoding glycosyltransferase family 2 protein; this translates as MTSTSSRPAESSDSPTTMPPVSVVMPVLNEERHLAAAVGRVLDQHYPGELEVIMAVGPSSDRTAEIAAGLAAADPRLRVVENPAGRTPHALNLAIAAASHDIIVRVDGHGELTDGYIERAVQLLGRTGAANVGGVMDAQGQSPFEEAVACAYTSRLGLGGSTFHHEDSPEGPADTVFLGVFRKEALTRVGGFDETMHRAQDWELNYRLRRGGETVWFSPELKVTYRPRSSLKALVSQFYETGKWRREVVRRYPETAGSRYLAPPVMVVGVGVGTLAGLLGTVLGRSWLRLGLLAPLGYLVLVVLGAATARRTLSPAARARLPLVYAAMHFAWGLGFLVGLPQGLRRPPPPRRAG
- a CDS encoding alpha/beta fold hydrolase, which encodes MATALTLATGSALLSAPTATALTGSAKTSKVEARRVDSVKTPRLGWYTCYSYAQCAIVKLPRDYDHPNGTKVEVALLRVKARDQRHKIGSLFVNPGGPGGSATELAYNAPSFLGSDILDRFDIVGMDPRGTNFSDQVACFPDAGKQATVLADLSIPFPVTSAEEHAFIRGSKRLGRACSSAGRPLSASMSTAEVARDMDVIRRAVGDRRLTYLGFSYGTYLGQVYANLFPDRVRALAIDGVVDPVAWAGTRSTRNRPETDRIRSADGATKALHEILVRCDRAGGTRCSFAPGNPVANFDLIARRLRSKPLVETDPFTGEVFRFGYAELVSSVLGMLYDPMGYAYISDMLSQLIIMTEPPAATAKAASVRKAAAKRRATATRRLVKILDRQRQQAKPRQIDPGRTLTSRFGFPYDNSLEAFTTVLCTDSVNPISAESWPAAADAADRRAKYFGRAWIWSSAPCARRTWTAGDEDGYHGPFNRATLGPVLVVGNLWDPATNFAGARKAAALLPNSRLLTSDSWGHTAYGTSACVTTAMESFLLKVRLPARGKRCVGDIQPFRDDTGNGSGSVQRLLRPVGRITPLGG
- a CDS encoding GntR family transcriptional regulator; translated protein: MDRTVPKEIDVVLDRSSPVPLYHQLAQAIEAAITDGHLVPGDRLENELSLTSRLGLARPTARQAIQELTRKGLVVRKRGVGTQVLHPRISRDTKLSSLFDDLVKTGKKPSTRLLEFSEDIDEDVLATLLTSAPDGRFVKVRRLRSADGTPIAILTNYLPVRFELTASILENAGLYAALRSRGVNLRVAHQSVRARLMTEEEATLLDETEPAACLTAERTVYDDAGRFVEMGHHVYRASHYSLEISLVP